From the genome of Pelobates fuscus isolate aPelFus1 chromosome 6, aPelFus1.pri, whole genome shotgun sequence, one region includes:
- the TMEM74B gene encoding transmembrane protein 74B, with protein sequence MASSHPLELRDLRRGCDEQRQAGFSSTIRGFENPSYEEIEETLFGQDSEDIQESGPGPQLRGQAVKDDESPRSQDSREPEAATHSVDYGFICSLILLVSGIVLVAVAYTVPREVRVSPDSVSAREMERLELYYARLGSHLDKCIIAGLGLLTLGGTLLSMLLMVSICNGELYRRRKFTSARGPRTKYGSLNLRMRQLTTDGGQVLVESEILEMTVDVTQNQLEP encoded by the coding sequence ATGGCTTCTTCACACCCCTTGGAACTGAGGGATCTCAGGAGAGGGTGTGATGAACAAAGGCAAGCTGGGTTCTCAAGCACCATACGAGGATTCGAAAACCCTTCCTATGAAGAGATTGAGGAGACCCTTTTTGGACAGGACTCAGAGGACATACAGGAGTCCGGCCCAGGGCCCCAGTTGAGAGGGCAGGCAGTAAAAGATGACGAATCTCCACGTTCTCAGGACAGTCGAGAACCTGAGGCAGCAACGCATTCTGTGGATTATGGTTTTATCTGCTCCCTTATTCTTTTGGTCAGTGGGATAGTGCTTGTGGCAGTGGCTTACACAGTCCCCAGAGAGGTGAGAGTGAGCCCGGACTCTGTGAGTGCACGAGAAATGGAAAGGTTGGAGCTGTACTACGCACGTCTTGGGTCACACCTAGACAAGTGTATTATTGCTGGGTTGGGACTGCTAACACTTGGTGGTACACTCCTTTCCATGCTACTCATGGTTTCAATATGTAACGGGGAGCTATACCGCAGAAGGAAATTCACCTCAGCCAGAGGACCTAGGACAAAATATGGCTCTCTCAACCTGCGAATGAGACAATTGACTACAGACGGGGGTCAGGTTCTGGTGGAATCAGAGATCCTGGAGATGACAGTGGATGTCACTCAAAATCAACTTGAGCCTTAA